TATACGAATGGCACCAATGGTCTGACCGGGATCTATTCGCCGGCCTTCTTCGGGATACGCTGGAACGTCTCAACTTCGGAGCCGTACTACTACTTGATCCTGGCGCTGATCTCCATCGTGCTGCTGGCCAATCTGCGCCTGCGCGATTCGCGCATTGGACGAGCCTGGATCGCAATGCGTGAGGATGAGATCGCCGCCGCCTCCTCGGGAATCAATTTGACGCGGACAAAGCTCCTCGCCTTCGCGGCGGGTGCCTTCTTCTCTGGAATCGCTGGCGCTTACTACGCCGCCAAGCTCAGTACGGTGACGTCCGGCAATTTCAGCTTCAGCGACTCAGTGATCTATCTGGCAATGGTGGTTCTCGGCGGCCTGGGAAGCATTCCCGGCGTGGTCGTGGGCGCCCTGGCTGTCTACGCCGTCAACGTCCTGGTACTGCCTCAGCTCGACGCACTGGGGAATGATCCAGGCAGTATTATTCACCCGCTCTATACACAGATCCTGCAGATGATCCCCAATTTCTCGTTTAGCAATATTCGCAACCTGATCTTCGGGATCATCCTGGTAGTGCTCATGATCTTCCGACCAGAGGGCCTGATCCCCAGCACACGCCGACGTCGTGAGTTGCACCGCGCCGAGGCCGAAGGGGTGGAGGTCACTTCGCTGGATACTCCCCCCGGGACCCCAGGCTTTGAGTCAGAGATGCGTGTCGAGTAAAGAGTGCGAGCATGTGTGACGCAGTGCGACGGAGCAGAGATATATGCTACCAACTATTGAGGTTGTTCCTAGCTGGAGGCTGCAATCATGACCGCTGAGCACGAGCAGGCCCCTCAGTCCACGCGCCAACCTTTGCTAGAGCTGCAAAAGGTGACCAAGCACTTCGGCGGCCTCGCCGCGGTTCAGGACCTGGACCTGACTCTCTATCCACAGGAGATTGTCAGTATCATCGGGCCGAATGGCGCGGGGAAAACCACGGTTTTCAATCTGATTACCGGGATCTATCTGCCCACTTCGGGAGAGATCCTTTTCGAGGGCCAGCCCTTGAAGAAGCCAACACCCCATCAGGTCGTGCAGCGCGGCATTGCGCGCACCTTCCAGAACATCCGTCTGTTCAATAATATGACGGTGCTGGAAAACGTGCTGGTGGGCGAGCATCTGCGTCTGAAGGCTTCGATTCTGGATGCGGTCTTCCGTCCCCCGTGGGTCAAACAGGAGGAGGAGGAGGCCCGCCAACGCGCAATTGAGCTGCTCAGTTTCTTCGGTCAGCATCTGGTCGATCGCCAGGACGAGTATGTGATTAATCTCTCCTACGCCGATCGCCGCCGCGTGGAGATCGCCCGCGCTCTGGCTTCGGGCCCTAAATTGCTGTTGCTCGATGA
This genomic interval from Thermogemmatispora onikobensis contains the following:
- a CDS encoding branched-chain amino acid ABC transporter permease; this encodes YTNGTNGLTGIYSPAFFGIRWNVSTSEPYYYLILALISIVLLANLRLRDSRIGRAWIAMREDEIAAASSGINLTRTKLLAFAAGAFFSGIAGAYYAAKLSTVTSGNFSFSDSVIYLAMVVLGGLGSIPGVVVGALAVYAVNVLVLPQLDALGNDPGSIIHPLYTQILQMIPNFSFSNIRNLIFGIILVVLMIFRPEGLIPSTRRRRELHRAEAEGVEVTSLDTPPGTPGFESEMRVE